The following nucleotide sequence is from Aggregicoccus sp. 17bor-14.
GTAACCGCCCGAGCGCCGACGTGACCCTCGGGCGCACCTTGGCAATGACCTGAGCAGCAGCTCGGCCAGACGTGTGAGGCTTGGAGTCCTTGGTGCCGTTGAGCGCGGGCTACGAGGTGTTCGGCGACCAGCGGTGCGGCAGCAGCGAGTCGATGCGCGAGGCGCGCGTCGAGCCGATGCGCACCAGGACGTCGGCGAGGTAGCGCTGCGGGTCCACGCCGTTGGCCTCGCAGGTGGCCACCAGGGCGTAGAGGTCGGCAAGGCGGGCTCCGGCCTCGTCGTTGCCGAAGAAGAGGTAGTTCTTGCGCCCGAGGGCCGCGGGCCGCAGCGCGCGCTCGGACTCGTTGTTGTCCAGCGGCAAGTCCGCGCGCTCGAGGAAGCGGCAGAGCGCCGGCCACTGCCCGCGCGTGTAGCGGATGGCCTCGCCCAAGGGGCTCTTGGGCGGGTGCAGCGGGGCCTCGCGGGCAAGCCACGCGTCGATGTCGCGCAGCACCCCGGCGCTCTTGTGCTGGCGCATCTGCAGGTGCACCGGCGTGCCGCTGACGCCGGCCTCCTTCGCTTCCTGCTCGACGCGGTACAGCGCTCGGATGAGCGCGAGCATCGCGTCGGCCTCCGCGGGCGCGGTGGTGCGCGCGTCGAAGAATTTGCGGCGCGCATGGGCCCAGCACGCGACGCGCACGCGCCCCTCGGGCAGGGTGACGGCGTTGTAGCCGGTGAAGCCATCCACCACGAGGTAGCCTCTCGTGCCCTCCAGCACCTCTCGTGGCGTGTCCCCGCTGCGCCTCGGGCTGAAGCGGAAGCCCACCAGGCGCTGCGTGCGAAACGTCCAGAGGAAGCCGCGGCGTGTCTTGCCTTCATCCAACACGCGCTCGTACGTCTCGTCCGCGCGCACCACGTCCTCGCGGGCGATGAGCTTCAGCAGCCGCGCGGAGAGGGGCGCGAGCTGACGCGCGGCCGTGTGCAGCAAGTCGCCCAGTGTGTTGCGGTGCAGGGGAATTCCGGCACGCCGCAGCGCCTTCGCCTGGCGGTACACCGGGATGCTGTCGGCCACTTTCTGCGTCACCACGTGGGCAATGAGGCCGGGCCCGTAGTGCCCACCCTCCACGGGCTTGGGCGCGCCTGCGGCCGTCACCACTCCCTCGCCGCAGGTGCACGCGAGCGTCTCCTGGAGGTGCTCTTGGCGCACGAGGCGCGCGGGCACGTACTCGTACACCACCGTGCGTTTGCCCTCGCCCAACGGCCGCAAGTCCCGGCCGCCACACGCGGGGCAGCGCCGCTCTTCCTCGGGCACGCGGTGCTCGACGACTTCGGTCACGGCGCTCTGCGCCAGCGCCTCGCGCGCGTCCGCGCGTGTCTTCTTCACCGCTTCGGGCGAGGGCGCGGGCCGCTCCTTGCGCAGCTCTTCGGAGACGGGCGGCATCTTCTCGCTCTTGCGACCGAAGACATGACGGCGCAGCTGCTCGAGCTGGCCGCGGAGCTCTCCGAGCTCGTCCTTGAGCTTCTCGGCTTCCTCGCGCCAGGGGCACGTGTGGTCTTCGGGGAGCGCTGCCATTGTCCCTTCAACAGGCCGCCGTGCGGCGCTCCTGCCGGACTCTCGGGCGGGCTCCACTTGCTCGGCCGACGCACGTGCGAGAGGTCGATGCCATCCAGCAGCAGGGCCAACTGCGTCGCGTCCAGCTGCGCCCCCAGCACGCCCTCGCGTAGCACCGGCATGCGAAAGCGCCCCTTCTCCAGCCGCTTGTAGGTGAGGACGAAGCCGCCCGCGTCCCAGGTGAGGATTTTCAGTCGGTCTCCGCGCCGCGACACGAAGACGAAGAGGTGGCCCGCGTAGAGGTCCTCCTGCCAGCCATTGCGGACGATGGCCGCCAGCCCATCAATCGAATTGCGCATGTCGATGGGCTCACGCGCGAGCAGGATGCGCACGCCACCCGAGAGGCCCAGCAGCATCAGGAGAGGGCCCGCAGCAGCGCCGCGACGTAGCCCACGTCGGTGCCCGCGGAGAAGCGCACCGCAAGGCCGCTCGCGCAGCGCACCTC
It contains:
- a CDS encoding IS66 family transposase, with amino-acid sequence MRRHVFGRKSEKMPPVSEELRKERPAPSPEAVKKTRADAREALAQSAVTEVVEHRVPEEERRCPACGGRDLRPLGEGKRTVVYEYVPARLVRQEHLQETLACTCGEGVVTAAGAPKPVEGGHYGPGLIAHVVTQKVADSIPVYRQAKALRRAGIPLHRNTLGDLLHTAARQLAPLSARLLKLIAREDVVRADETYERVLDEGKTRRGFLWTFRTQRLVGFRFSPRRSGDTPREVLEGTRGYLVVDGFTGYNAVTLPEGRVRVACWAHARRKFFDARTTAPAEADAMLALIRALYRVEQEAKEAGVSGTPVHLQMRQHKSAGVLRDIDAWLAREAPLHPPKSPLGEAIRYTRGQWPALCRFLERADLPLDNNESERALRPAALGRKNYLFFGNDEAGARLADLYALVATCEANGVDPQRYLADVLVRIGSTRASRIDSLLPHRWSPNTS
- the tnpB gene encoding IS66 family insertion sequence element accessory protein TnpB (TnpB, as the term is used for proteins encoded by IS66 family insertion elements, is considered an accessory protein, since TnpC, encoded by a neighboring gene, is a DDE family transposase.) — encoded protein: MLLGLSGGVRILLAREPIDMRNSIDGLAAIVRNGWQEDLYAGHLFVFVSRRGDRLKILTWDAGGFVLTYKRLEKGRFRMPVLREGVLGAQLDATQLALLLDGIDLSHVRRPSKWSPPESPAGAPHGGLLKGQWQRSPKTTRAPGARKPRSSRTSSESSAASSSSCAVMSSVARARRCRPSPKSCARSGPRPRPKR